The Haloarcula sp. CBA1127 genomic interval CGAAGCACTCGCAAACGCCGCTGACCTGGAGGCGGCGGAGGCATAAACGATGACAGGACCACGAGACCAGTTCAAACCGGCGGACCACCCGAACGACCACTTCCTGCTGACGACCGTCGTCGGCTCCTACCCCAAGCCCAAATGGCACGACCGTGCCCGAGAGCTGTTCGAGGACGAGGACGCTGACTTCGGCGAGGACGAGTGGGAGGAATCGAAAGACGACGCCTCACGGCTCATTACCCACGAGCACGAGCGTGCAGGCCTCGATGTCATCTGTGACGGCGAGATGCGCCGCAACGAGATGGTGGAGTACTTCGCTCACCGCATCGACGGCTACGAGTTCAACGGCCGCGTGAAGGTGTGGGGTCACAACTACTTCGACAAGCCGAGCGTCGCCGACGAGGTCGAGTACGGCGAGCAGTGGCTCGTCGAGGAGTTCGAGTTTACCGACGAGGTCGCCGAGCGACCTGTCAAGGTCCCGATTACGGGGCCGTACACGCTCGCCAACTGGTCGTTCAACGAAGTGTACGACAGCGAGGAGCAGCTAGCCTACGAACTGGCGGACCTCGTCAACGAGGAAATCGAGGCACTGGTCGAGGCTGGCGCTCGCTACATCCAGATCGACGAGCCGGCACTGGCCACGACGCCGGACGACCACGCCATCGTCGGCGAGTGTCTGGAACGCATCGTCGACGAGATTCCCGACGACGTGCGTCTGGGCCTGCACGTCTGTTACGGCGACTACTCGCGCATCTACCCCGAAATTCTGGACTACCCGGTCCACGAGTACGACCTGGAACTCGCCAACGGCGACTACGACCAGCTCGACGTGTTCAAAGAGCACGAGTTCACGAAGGACTTCGCAATGGGCGTGCTGGACGCCCACACCGCGGAGGTCGAATCCGTTGCGGAAATCAAGGAGAACATCAAGAAGGGGCTGGAAGTCGTGCCCCCGGAGCGACTCACCGTTTCGCCGGACTGTGGCGTGAAGCTCCTGCCTCGTGAGGTCGCCCGCGGGAAGATGGAGAACATGGTGCAGGCCGCCCGGGAAATCGAAGAGGAGCTGGATGCCGGCGAGATTGACGTTGTTGCGAGTGGTGCGGAAGCGCACGCAGACGATTGAATCGGTGAGCAGTCTCGGCTGCAAACTGTCAAGCGTCTGTGTAGCGGACGATTGAATCAGCGAGCAGTCTCGGCTGCGAACTATCAGCCGTTTTTGTAGCGGACGAGTAGCGAGCACCTGAAGCCGTGCACGGAGCGCCCAGCGAGCAGCGCGATGTGAGTGACCGACAGGAGTCTGCTCACGGTGCACGGTTGACTGTATTTCGACGAAGGTGGGCTACGATTTCGGCAGCTATCGAATATTCTCGCACGCGGCGGTCCCTGAACCGGCAAATGTAGCAGACACATCTGGCGACCATATCGGGTGCGGGGGTCGACCGAGAACTGTGGAGCCCCGACCAGCGCGATCTCGAACTGTCCGTCACGGGAACGCTTGAGCACCAAGGCTCCCGACAGACAACTATTTACTTTCTTATAAATTTGTAAATTTGCCGTCTAAACTGGTAGAGACACACCGTACGTTTGTTCGACAGATATCGAAACTAACATCGACCCAAGAGGAATATAATTGTTGATGTACTAATAGTATAAGGGTGTTCTATATTCAGGTGAATACTCTATATTATGGATATAGAGCCCCTCAAACCAATGATTCTCGAATGTAGATTCGTGCCGTGTGTTAGCACATAAGTCTGGGAAAGAGTTTTGAGGGTCTCTGGAGAAGCTAGCGATGAGAAAGCTATGACAGGGGACACACATCTTCGGGCAGAACTGTATCTTCGTGGAGATACGTACGGCACGTTCGACGCACAACAGCAGGTGCTCAATCGGGTGAAGCGACTGGAGGCCAACGGCGTGTTCAGCGAGTCAATGCTGGCCGGTGAGTGGCAGCGGATCAGGACGATGGCGGAAGACAAGCGGTCGGAAGCCATCCGGACCTACGAGGAGTTCACAGACTGGGCAGGCCAGAACGGCCACTCGCTCGAACCGGCGTTCGAGCGGCGGAACCGAAGCTACGTCGGGATGGACCGTGTCGACGACGTGGTCGTGTTCCCGGTCGTCTCGCTGGCGATCTACGACAGTGACGACCTAGAAGGCGTGTTCCCGTGCTCGGACACGGAACGGACCTACACTGTCGGTGACGCGCTGGAGGCCTTCGAGCGCGGCGACGAGGATTGGCTCGCGCAGTTCGACTCCCTGTCGGTCGACCGGACCGACCCGCTGCTGGAACCGGGCGTCAACGCGACGATTTAACCGCGTAGCGCGTCGACTGGCTCTTCGCTCGCCGCCTTCCAAGCCGGATACAGCCCGCTAACAATACTCGTCAGCACCCCAAAGGCGAACGCCGCACCAACGTACCAGGCGTTCGGTAGCCTGAAGACGGCCATCGCGTCACCGACGGCGTAGTGGTTTATCGCCAGCCCGGCACCGAGACTCAGAATGACACCAGCGATGCCGCCGAGGAACCCGAGCAGCGTCGCTTCCATCAACATCACTTTGAGGACATCCCGCTTCTGGTAGCCGACAGCTCTGAGGACGCCGATTTCTTCCCGGCGTTCGACAGTGGACATCAGCATGACGTTGAGAATCGAGATGCCGGCCACGAGCAGCGAAATAGATGCGATGCCGGCGAGGACAGTGTTGATGATCTGGAACTGCTCCTCGATGGTATCGACGAGAGAGCCCAGTTCCTGAACGAAGACTCGCTCCTCGCGGTCGTTGAGGGAGTTGCGTATCCCCATGGCCGTTTCGTTGGCCTGCGTCCCGGTGGACTCGATAACGTACACTTCCGAGTAGCCACGCTGGCTGAACGACGTGGCCGGCATGATAACTCGGTTGTCGGGGTTCGTCGAGGAGAACGGGTCACCTTCTTCGAGCACGGCCCGGATACGGACACTGGTCCCGTTGACAGTGATCTGGCTCCCCGGATGCAGGTCGTGCTCCTCCGCGACGTTCGAGCCGACAAGCGCACCGGATCGGAACGGCGATACCCGTCCCTCCTTGGCCTCGTACAACTCCGCCGGGTTCTCAACGCCGTATATTGTTTCCCTAACTGCGTCCTCGCGGTTGTACGACACCGGCTCCACGCGAGTCTTTACCGGCGAGACAGTTGCTGTCGGACTGGCCTCTCTGCGGATCGTACGGATATCGCGTTCGGTGAGTTCAGTGATGTTTTCGCCGGAGTTCGGGTACACCGTGAGCTGGTTTCCGACGTTGCCGAGGTTCTGGGTAAACGAGTACTGGAGCGCGACGCCGAACATCCCCAGCGAAGCGATGGCAACGACACCGATGACAATACCCAGCGACGCCAGCAACGACCGCATCTTCGTTCGCGTGAGGTTGCGCCGCGCCATCAGTGCGGCCGGGAAGAACCTACCTGCCATTTTTTCGTTCCCTCCCGATGGTGCCGTCAACCAGATGGACGGTCCGGTCAACGTATTCGTTGACCAGGTCGTCGTGGGTGACTGCGACGATTGCTACGTCGTCTTCGTCGGCGATACGTTGGAACTCGTCGAGTATCTGCCGCCCGGTTTCGCTGTCGAGGTTACCCGTCGGTTCGTCGGCGAGAACGACCTTCGGGCTGTTGATGAGCGAGCGGGCGATAGCGACGCGTTGTTTCTGGCCGCCGGAGAGTTCGTCGGGCTTGTGGCCCAGTCGGTCACCGAGCCCAAGCCGCTCTAAGAGCGTTCTGGCCCGCTTTTTGACTTGCGGGTCACTGTCCAACAGCAGTGGTACTTCGACGTTCTCGACGGCAGTCAACGTCGGCAGGAGATAGAAATGCTGGAACACGAACCCGATCGTTTGCTTGCGGAGCGCGGTCCGCTTGCTGTCGCCGAGTCCAGTCACGTCCTGCCCCTCAAGCAGGACGGTCCCCTCCGTCGGCGTATCCAGCAGTCCAAGGATATTCAGCAGGGTTGTCTTGCCACTGCCGCTGGGGCCCATAATCGAGACGAACTCGCCGGCTTCGAGGGCGAAGTCGATACCCGCCAGTGCGTAGAGGGTCTGGCCGCCGGTGCGGTAGCGCTTGACCAGTCCCTGTGCGTCGATGACCGTCATACCTCGATATCGTCGTCACCGCGGCGGTAGCGACGCACGAGGACACCGACGACGACCAGTAGCGCCAGTCCGCCGGCGATGAACACCGGTAACATACTGTTCTGGTCACCGGCCTCGCTGTCGTCGTTCTGGTCCGCCTGCTGTGCCGAACCACCCAGCCGGTCGATATCGACGTCGAACGTCTGTCGCTTCCGCGTGTCGTCGACGAGGTAGGTCACCTCCAGTGGCACCGACGTGACGTTCCCCGTCGTTCGGGCGTACACGTCGAAGGAGACGAAGTCGCTGGCTGGGACCGTGCCGACGAAGTAATCGCGATTCGGGGTCGCCGGAGTGACGCTTTCGGTATTGACGACGCTGACGAGGACGCTGTCCGCATCCGTCGACCCGACGTTGCTTGCACTCCCTGAAATCTGGAGGCGTCCCCCCTGTCGGATTACGTCCAGACCGGTGAGGTCTATGGTTCCCGGGACGGATCGGAGCGTCGTTTCGGTCGTCATCTGCTCCGTTTCGGTCCCGAGTTCGTAGTTAGCCGTGACGGTGACATCCGCGCGGGGTTCGTCCATCGTGGCGTTCAGTCGCACCTGCCGGGTCGTACTGGCTGAGATGTTCTCAAGCAGGACACGCTGGAACGACGCGTTCTCCGACGTTGCACTGATCATGACATCCGAGAGCGGAGCGTTGGCCCCGTTCGAAACCGCGACCCGCAACGCGCGGTCAGTGCCGCTGCCGACCGCAGTCGTATCGAGTTCCACGCTGTTCCGGAGCGGGTCAGAATCGATGACTGTCGTCCGCGTCGTACTACGGGTAGTGTCTCCGTCAACCGTGTAGCTGATTGTTGCGGTCAGCGAGTGTTCGCCGGCGGATTCGGGTCGGAACCGGAACGGGGCTGTAATCGAGCCGTTCTCTGCGACGCTTGATCTGACTGTCCGACTCTTTGTCATTTTGACGCCATCGCCTTCGACGACAACCTCAACGTTCGTTATCTGGGTGTCAAGCCCGTTTGCGACGGTGACGTCGCCGGTCGACTCAACGCCGGCGACGGAGTCGTTGGCCGTGATATCCATCTGCGGGTGACGCTCCTGAACGTTCAACTGGACCGGATATTTGAGTTCGACGTTGTCGCCGGTCCCGCGGTCACGACCATACACAATGACGCGGAGGTCCTTGCTTCCGGCCGAATCAAACGAGGCAGTCAGCGGTACTTCCAGTGTGCTACCCGGCGAAATCGAGCCAAGGTCCGAGACGCGTTCGTACTCTGTGATGCCTCTGCCGCCCGACTTCCGGATTGCAATATCGTTGATTTCGAGCGGGGCATCGCTACTCTCAAGATTCCGGACAGTCGTGTCGAACGTAACAGTTTCGCCCGGTGCTGGCGATGACGGCGACACATCGACGTTCGAGATTGACGCGTTGACGCTCGCGCCGGCGACTGACAGCGGAAGCGAGCCGACGACGACCAAGCAGGCGAGGACAGCCACACCGTGACGCATCACGCAGTCACCTCTGGCTGTAGTAATCGTATGCCGGTCCGACAACTCATCGGGAGGACGCTATCGGGGACCGTTGCCATGTGCGCCGGTCCGTTCCGGTCAGTGTTAAACATGCTGCATATATCCCAGTGGGAAACTGCTATCACACCGCCCCACCCAGCCGTGGATATGCGCGTCATCTGTGCCGGCCACGTCAACTGGGACGTGACGCTCCACGTCGACCACCTTCCGGAGCCCGACGGCGAGGGGCGCATCACTGACCGGTCACAGTCTAGCGGGGGGAGCGCATCGAACGCGGCCGTCGCACTGGCTGGACTTGATGCGGACCCGCTGGTCCTCGGTAGCGTCGGCCGGGACGACCACGGCACCATGGCCCGGCGCGAACTGGCAGCCACCGGCGTCGAGACGTTGCTGGTCGAGTCGGACGAGTCGACGGCCGTGAAATACCTCATTGTGGACGAAAACGGCGACGTCGCCGTGCTTGGAAACGACGGGGCCAACGAGGCGTTCAACGCGTCGGACCTCCCGGCCGAGACCCTGGCCGAGGCCGACCACCTCCACCTGACCGGCCAGGATCCCGCGACGGCTGCGACGCTTGCACGCGACGCCGCGGCCGCGGACGTTCCGGTGAGCTTCGACCCCGGTCGCCGGCTCCCGTACCGCGATTACTCGGCGGTGCTCTCACACGCGGATATCTTGTTTTGCAACGACCGGGAGGCCGACCACGCCGAGGACAGCGGCCTTTTCGACACAGTGCCGACAGTCGTCGTCAAACACGGGGACCGCGGCGCGACGGCCTATGTCGACGACCGGACAGTCACGAACGCCGGGTATCCCATAGAATCTGTGGACACCGCAGGCGCGGGGGACGCGTTCGCGGCAGGGTACCTTCTCGCCAACGCACAGGCGGCCGACCCGGAGCGTGCGCTCGCAGTCGCCAACGCCTGTGGTGCACTCGCAGCGCAGTCACCCGGCGCACAGACGACACTCGACTGGGAGTCCGTGTGGGAGCTTGTCGACAGCGGCCAACCGCCCGAAACGGCCTAATTCGTCTGTATCTCCTCGACGAGCCGCTCGAACTGCTGGCGGTACTGGGCTTCAGCCCGAGCGGCGGCGAGGCCGGACTCGTCGTCGAAGACGGCCTCAAAGCCGGCCATCCGCCACAGGAGCGTCGAGAGTTGGTAGAGGGGCCGTCGCTGCTCGTACCCCTCGTCAAACTCCATTGGGCGCATCTCCTGATAGCCCTCGTGGAACACTGTTCGGAGCGATTCGCGCAGTTCCGGGTCCTGAAACGACGAGTCGATGAAGAGGAACTCGGTCTGTGCGAGATTGTACTCCGGCAGCGCCGCGAGCACGTCCTGCCAGTCGAGGACAGCTGTAATCGGCGCATCCTCCGTCTGCTCGAACATCAGGTTCGCCGGCCTGAAATCGTCGTGTACCAGCCGCGGAACGCCGTCTTCGGGCACCATACTCAGGGCCGGTTCGATACAGTCCCACGCCCGGTCTGTCATGTCCTCGAAGGGCGTCCCATCAAGGTGAGTGAGGTGGGATCTGGTGAGACTTTCGAAGTACTCCCGCCAGTTGCCCATCCAGTCACTCACGATGATCCGGTCGTCGTGGAGCGTGAGGCGACCGAACGCCTCGAACCCGATCTCGGAATGCATATCGCCGAGTATCCGACCGGACTGGGCTAGCACCCGCCGTCGGTCCTCGGTCGAAAGCCCGGCGAACTCTTCGGCCAGATTTTCGCCATGGATGCGTTCGGTGACAAAATACGGCGGCACGTCGGCGTCGGGGTCGTCTTCGTAGACGAGGATACGTGGAACAGGGACGTCGGTCCGGGCGGCGACGAAGTCGTGGAGACAGGGTTCGACGGCGAACGGGACATCGCCCTGTGGCTTGAACTTCACGACCACCTCGTACGCCTCGCCGTTGTGGCGCAGTGTCACCATGTAGACATCGCTCTGGTGGCCCCCTCCCGGGGTCTCGAACTGGAACCCCTCGTAATCCGGGCCTGACTCCTTCAGCACGGCCTCGATGTCCTGTTCCGGGGTCTGCACTGACGTACCATACAGTGGGCGAGCAAATAAATCTGTCAATCCCGTCGCGGACAGCACTGGCTCCCAGTTCGGGTGCTGTCGGTCGCCGTATCCGCACTACCAGGAGTGGAAGGGTGAGACCGGTTTTGTCCCGTCAGTCACTTCGAATCGTGCGCCGCCGGCCCTGCTCTCTGTCGTCGAGATGTCCCAGCCGTGGGCGTCGGTGATCTGTGCAACGATAGACAGGCCGAGGCCGTTGTCACCGCCTGAAAAGCCGTCGACCGAGAGAACGTCGTGCAGCTTGTCGGATGGGATACCGGGTCCGTCGTCAGCGACGTAGAAGCCTGTCACGCGGCCCTCGGCTCGCTCGTCCTCACTATCTATCTCGGCTGTCCCGTCGTCGAGAATCGGACCAACCCAGACGGTCACGTCGTCGCCCGCGTGGTCCGCCGCGTTCCGAAAGAGGTTCTCGAACACCTGTTTGAGGCGGTTCTGGTCACCGAACACCGGGGCGGACCCTTCGATCTGCAACGTCGCGTCGTCCGTTCTGGCCATCTCCCAGGTCTGTTCGACAATGGTATCGAGCGAAATCGCAGTTCGGTCTTCGACCGCATACCCCTTCTTTGCGAGGGTCAGCAGGTCGTCGATGAGCGCTTCCATGCGAGCCACACCTTCCTCCGCATCTTCGAGATGGGACAGGTCACCGGTCTCGCGCACGAGTTCGAGCCGCCCCTCGACAACGTGGAGCGGATTTCTGAGATCATGGGAGACGACGCCGATGAATTGTTCCATCCGGTCGCGCTGGACGCGGAGGTCGTGTTCGCGCTCGGCTTTCTGCAGTGCCGCCTGCACGTGCGTCGCGTACATCCGGGCGAATCGAAGCGTTTCGCCGTCAAACGTAACGGGAGTAAGCGAGCCGATGTTGATAACGCCGTACTCAGCAAGCGGCAAGATGATCTCGCTGCTGACAGGCGAGTTCTCGTTGTACTGGCGCCGCTCGTCGTCGAGTTCGGAGTACGTCCGAACTTCGTCCTGCTCGAACGCCTCCCAGGAAAGACTGTTGCCGGGTCTGTAGGTAACCGGCCAGTCGAATACCTCGTCCGCCCGCTCCGTCGACGCCGCCAACTGCAGTTCCGAAGCGTCACTGTCATACAGCCACAGCGCTCCGAGTGGCACGTCGAACACGGACGAAATCCCCGACATCGCGATCTCGCATATCTCACGCTCGGACTCCGCAGCGATCAACTGCTGTGTTACGGCCTCGAACGAATCGAGATCGAATGCGACCGTTAATTCCCCACCCATCCCGTACAAATCATGCAAGGTTGTATATAAAACTCCGAGATTCGATGTCACTGATCGATAATATAGCGTCGTCGTTCCACCGATGTCGCGGGACCTTTGTATCCACAGTCCTCAGAGAGCGGTATGCGAACGGTCGAAATCGACGGCCTCCCGGTGGGCGATGGGCACCCGACACGCGTCATGAGCGTGCTGAACATGAGTTCGAACTCCGGGTACAAGCCGAGCGTGTATCTGGACCCCGCGGAGGCCGCCGAGGCTATCGAGGAGAACCTCGTCCCCGCCGGCGCGGACATCATTGATGTTGGCCTCCAGTCAGCGAACCCCAAATACGAGTCCAAGCCGGTCGAGATGGAGAAAGACCGGCTCGAAGAGGTCGCGCCGCTCGTCGACGAACTCGACGCCGACGTGCCGCTGTCGCTCGAAACGCGCTATGCCGAGGTTGCTGAGGAGGCCATCGGCCACGGTTTCGACCTCATCAACGACGTGTGTGGCTTCGCCGACCCGGACATGAAAGGCGTCATCGAAGACCACGATATGCCAGTTGTCAAGATGGCCAGTCCGCCGGACCTGGCCAGTCCCGGTGCGCTGAAAACTATCGACGACATCTTCGAGGCGCTCCAGCGAGACGGGTTCACGGACAAGACCATCATCGATCCGGCCTTCGGCGGCTGGTACGACGGCAAGGAGTTCGAGGATAACTGGGAGATGTTCCGCCGCCTCCGGGAATTCCGCGCCTTCGACCGGCCGATGCTCACCGCAACCAACCGCGAGGACTTCCTCGGCGATCTGGCCGACCAGCCCGAAACGGAGAACCAGCTCGCCGTGTCACTGGCCGCGGCGACGATGGAAGCCGAGCGCGGCGCACACATTATCCGAACACACGATACGCGTGAAACCCACGACGTGGTCAAAGTGGCCGACGCGCTCGGCGACGAGCGGACGACACGACCGGAGACCGACTCCGGTCCCACCGTAGCGGAACTGACCGACGTGACGCTGCGGGAAGTGGCGCGCCATCAGGCGCTCGGCGAGACGGTCGCCGGGGGGACCGACGACGGCGCGACGCTCACGTTCCTGCTTGGCGACGTGACCGACGACGCCCGGGCAAGCCTCCGGGCCGTCGCCGAAGTGACTGACGTAGTGGTGGTCGAGAAAGACGGCGGGAGTCTCTACGTCGGCGGCTCCGCGGCTGCGCTGAAGGTCGTCACCGACAGCCTCGCCGAAGACGGGCACCGGGAGCTTGCCGGCGAACTCCGAGCGTCGCTGTCCCGGCGCGTCTAAGTGCCGCGGCTGGTCGTACTACAGCGACGGATTTTCACGCCTCCCTGTGTCGCGTCCCGACCGCCGATGGCTATTCGTGGGACCAAGCGAATCACGCGGAGAGGTCTGGGAGAGCAGGGCTGATCACAAGTCATTAGCCGCGCATCAAGTTCAGTACCTCATCGACGACATCAGGTTCAACGGCGATAACGTAGCGTCTCCCCGGTGTCAGGGTTGTGTCTGCACGGGCGATCTTCTCACCGTTATCGTCGGACACAACGAGGGTTCCCTCGGGAAAGCGGACGTCTGTGAGTGCTTTTCCGGCAGCCGGGGCGCCGTCAGCGACGCGGACGAGCATGATGTCGAGGGTCCCAGTCACGTCGGCAAGCGTCTGGACATCGCTCCCCAGGATTTCGTTTGCTGCCACCCTCGCACCGGCCCGTTCGGGAAAGACCACCGCGTCGACAAACCGGGTGTACGTCTCACCGGCTGTGCGGTCGATACGCGCGACCGTTCGGATCTCGGGTGTTAGCTCCGCAGCAGCTAAACAGACCGCAAGGTTCAGCCCGGCTTCACCCGTGAGCGCGGCAATTGCGTCCGCTCGCTCAATGCCTGCCTGTTCGATGATGTCCGGGTCCGTCGCGTCGCCCTGGATAACCGTCGCTACCCACTGATCGGCGATATCCGAAACCATCCGCTCGTCACGTTCGATAATCGTCACATCGTGGCCGCGGTCGGCGAGTATCTCGGCTGTCTGGAAACCAACGCGCCCACCACCTGCGATGATAATCTCGAGTGTTCGGGTCATGAGTTAGTCTTCAGCCTCGGGTTTTATTTCGCTGGCGGCAGTCGCTTGCTCGCGGTCCGATTGCTGCTTTATCCGTTTGAGGGCGAAATACACGACTGCGCCGAGCAAGATCCATGCGACGCTGAGTCCCAGTGCCAGTGGATCCGTCCGGAGCAGGAACTCTATCAGCACCCCCGTCAGAATCAGATTGAGTGCGATACCGATTATCGGCGGTGCCGGGTAGAACGGCATCTCGTACGGCCGGTTCATGTTCGGTCGTTCCCTGCGGAGTCTGATGACCGCGACGTTGACGATAATGAACGAAAGCAGGAAAAACAGGCTCGACATATTGCCGGCGCTCTGCGTCGGCAATGCGACTGAGCCAAGCATCACGATGGCACTGGTGAGGATGGCAACGAACGGCGTCCCGTAGCGGTGGTGGATCTGGCCAATCGAAGGGAGTAACTGCCCTTCACGCCCCATCGAGAACGCGACGCGTGACGACGCGATGACGACGGCATTGAGAGCGGTGAGCGTCGAGAACACAGCGCCAAAGACGATGAGTGCCCCACCGTTCTGGATAATCGGTAGGCCAGTCGGCATGAACGATGTCGCTGCCGTGGCGATGCCAGCTTCGCCAGCGTCGGCAAGCCCCTCGGCCCCGAGCGTCCCGATGGCAACTGTTACAACTGCCAGATAGACCACGACAGTCACAGCGAGGCTAATAAAAATCGCTTTGGGGATATTTTCCCGCGGGTTCTGTACTTCCTCCGTGACAGTGGTGATGAGGTCGTACCCCTCGAAGGCGATGAAGGTGAGCCCCATCGCCGGCAGGACGGCAGCCGCCCCGCTCCCTTCCGGAAACAGCGGCTGGAATTCGGCCCCGGAAAACATCGGTGACGTGAGTCCGAACGCGACGAACACGACCAGAATGGAGACTTTGATGATGGTGAAAATCGTCTCGACACTACCGCTTGCAGCCGTCGAGACGGCGTTGAGCGCCACAAGGCCCAGAACCGCGATAAACGCAAGCAAGAAGGCCGGTGGGAGCCCGATATCAATGACCGGAACTGCAACAGCACCGATCTCGTCCGGTGACGGAACCACGCCGTAGACGTGCAACAGTTCGAGAAAGTTTGGCGCAAAGCCCAGCGCATACAGTGCCCCCGCAATCATGTAGGCGAACCAGAGCATCCAGCCCATGATGAACGAGGCGAAGTCGTCGAATATCTCCCGCACGAACGCGTAGCCACCGCCGCTCTTCGGGATCGAAGCGGCAAGCTCCGCGTAGGAAAGGCCTGTGAACGCTGTCACGACACCGTTCAGTGCGAAGACGAGAATCGCGGCTGGCCCAGCGATTTCGGCGGCCAGCCCTGTTAAGACGAAAATACCGGCCCCGATCATCGCCCCCATCCCGATCATCGTCGCGTCAAGTAGCCCGAGTTCAGCCTCGGGCGACCGTGTCTGGCTCTTACTCATGCATCCTGTTTGTAATTGGCACGCCGTCCATCGTACGCTGTATGTACTCCGTTCGGTCCATTTGAGTACCAGGGTAAATTCTTCTATTGTAGGAACTGTGAGGGGATTTGATAAAAGCTTCTGCTGACTGACCCCTCAGTATGGTCGACCATGTTCTCAGTCGGCTGGAACTGTCGGGGCATTGAAGATGGCACGTTCTCAACAGTACGCTAATGGCCCGGACAAAGCGATTCATCATCGCCGGCGGCGGACGCGTCGGGAAACAGACCGCCGAGAACCTCGTCGATCAGGGGCACGACGTACTGCTGATCGAGTCCGACGAGGAGCGCGTCGAGGCGCTGTCAGATGCGTATATCGGGCCGGTCATCCATGGTGACGCCACGCGACCGTCGATACTGCAACAGGCCAATCTGGCCGAGGCCGACGCTATCGCCGCACTCACTGACGAACCGGGCACGAACCTCGCCATCTGCATGGAGGCCCAACAGTACGCGCCCTCGATTCGAACCATCGCAAGAGCGGAGACGGAGGCAAATCACGAGTACGACGAAGTCGTCGATGCGACGCTGCTGCCCGAGTATCTCGGTGGCGACCACGCGGCTGATATCCTGACCGGTGAAGACATCCGGACGCTCGTTTATCCGACCGCTGACCTCGATATCATCAAGGTGACCGTCGCCCCGTCCGCTCCCGTGGCAGGGCGTCGTCTCGACGAAATCGCGCTGCCGTCCGGCAGTCTGCTGATCTCGACGGCGGACCGAACGGAACTCGCGGGAGCTGATACGGTTCTGGAGGCTGAGGAGCAGTATATTCTCGCCGTCGAAACCGATGTCGTCGACGAAGTGTTGAAGCTCATGCGCGGGTAGCAAGCCGAATTGTCAGGCTGGTCCCTCCCGTGTCTTGCTATTTATTCATATGTGAGAAAGTGGATACACACGCTTAACAGCGAGTGGCTTCACTCACCACTATGAGCAGTGAGCCCACGGACGAGGGTCTCCTCGGCCACGTAGTTCTTCCTGTCGCTACCGAAGACGATGCGTTGGCGACAGCAAAGGCGCTTGAACCGTACGAGCCGAGCAGCGTGACAGCCCTGCACGTCGTCGAAAAGGGCGGTGGCGTTCCGGACAAGACGCCGGTCGAACAATCCGAAGAACTGGCCGAAGAAGCGTACGCTGCCGTCCGATCAGTGTTCCCCAACGCCAGCGAACATACCGCGTACGGCCGGGATGTCGTGGCGAAAATATTCGAGGCCGCTGACGAAGTGGATGCCAGCGCCATTGCCTATCGGTCCCGTGGTGGGAACCGGGTCATGCAGTTTCTCTCCGGTGAC includes:
- a CDS encoding phosphotransferase family protein; this encodes MQTPEQDIEAVLKESGPDYEGFQFETPGGGHQSDVYMVTLRHNGEAYEVVVKFKPQGDVPFAVEPCLHDFVAARTDVPVPRILVYEDDPDADVPPYFVTERIHGENLAEEFAGLSTEDRRRVLAQSGRILGDMHSEIGFEAFGRLTLHDDRIIVSDWMGNWREYFESLTRSHLTHLDGTPFEDMTDRAWDCIEPALSMVPEDGVPRLVHDDFRPANLMFEQTEDAPITAVLDWQDVLAALPEYNLAQTEFLFIDSSFQDPELRESLRTVFHEGYQEMRPMEFDEGYEQRRPLYQLSTLLWRMAGFEAVFDDESGLAAARAEAQYRQQFERLVEEIQTN
- a CDS encoding methionine synthase codes for the protein MTGPRDQFKPADHPNDHFLLTTVVGSYPKPKWHDRARELFEDEDADFGEDEWEESKDDASRLITHEHERAGLDVICDGEMRRNEMVEYFAHRIDGYEFNGRVKVWGHNYFDKPSVADEVEYGEQWLVEEFEFTDEVAERPVKVPITGPYTLANWSFNEVYDSEEQLAYELADLVNEEIEALVEAGARYIQIDEPALATTPDDHAIVGECLERIVDEIPDDVRLGLHVCYGDYSRIYPEILDYPVHEYDLELANGDYDQLDVFKEHEFTKDFAMGVLDAHTAEVESVAEIKENIKKGLEVVPPERLTVSPDCGVKLLPREVARGKMENMVQAAREIEEELDAGEIDVVASGAEAHADD
- a CDS encoding HTH domain-containing protein, which translates into the protein MTGDTHLRAELYLRGDTYGTFDAQQQVLNRVKRLEANGVFSESMLAGEWQRIRTMAEDKRSEAIRTYEEFTDWAGQNGHSLEPAFERRNRSYVGMDRVDDVVVFPVVSLAIYDSDDLEGVFPCSDTERTYTVGDALEAFERGDEDWLAQFDSLSVDRTDPLLEPGVNATI
- a CDS encoding carbohydrate kinase family protein, coding for MRVICAGHVNWDVTLHVDHLPEPDGEGRITDRSQSSGGSASNAAVALAGLDADPLVLGSVGRDDHGTMARRELAATGVETLLVESDESTAVKYLIVDENGDVAVLGNDGANEAFNASDLPAETLAEADHLHLTGQDPATAATLARDAAAADVPVSFDPGRRLPYRDYSAVLSHADILFCNDREADHAEDSGLFDTVPTVVVKHGDRGATAYVDDRTVTNAGYPIESVDTAGAGDAFAAGYLLANAQAADPERALAVANACGALAAQSPGAQTTLDWESVWELVDSGQPPETA
- a CDS encoding ABC transporter ATP-binding protein; its protein translation is MTVIDAQGLVKRYRTGGQTLYALAGIDFALEAGEFVSIMGPSGSGKTTLLNILGLLDTPTEGTVLLEGQDVTGLGDSKRTALRKQTIGFVFQHFYLLPTLTAVENVEVPLLLDSDPQVKKRARTLLERLGLGDRLGHKPDELSGGQKQRVAIARSLINSPKVVLADEPTGNLDSETGRQILDEFQRIADEDDVAIVAVTHDDLVNEYVDRTVHLVDGTIGRERKNGR
- a CDS encoding ABC transporter permease, with amino-acid sequence MAGRFFPAALMARRNLTRTKMRSLLASLGIVIGVVAIASLGMFGVALQYSFTQNLGNVGNQLTVYPNSGENITELTERDIRTIRREASPTATVSPVKTRVEPVSYNREDAVRETIYGVENPAELYEAKEGRVSPFRSGALVGSNVAEEHDLHPGSQITVNGTSVRIRAVLEEGDPFSSTNPDNRVIMPATSFSQRGYSEVYVIESTGTQANETAMGIRNSLNDREERVFVQELGSLVDTIEEQFQIINTVLAGIASISLLVAGISILNVMLMSTVERREEIGVLRAVGYQKRDVLKVMLMEATLLGFLGGIAGVILSLGAGLAINHYAVGDAMAVFRLPNAWYVGAAFAFGVLTSIVSGLYPAWKAASEEPVDALRG